One part of the Quercus lobata isolate SW786 chromosome 7, ValleyOak3.0 Primary Assembly, whole genome shotgun sequence genome encodes these proteins:
- the LOC115952825 gene encoding uncharacterized protein LOC115952825 — protein MVLWSYPPTPRQLGVTVCFFVTGASLLAAGIHLSYANVGPQQARAKARSDFVKQSLRKLLDD, from the coding sequence ATGGTGCTGTGGTCATATCCACCAACGCCGAGACAGCTAGGCGTGACGGTCTGCTTCTTCGTCACCGGCGCTTCACTCTTGGCGGCTGGGATTCACCTCTCTTACGCCAACGTAGGACCCCAACAAGCTCGTGCCAAAGCCCGAAGCGATTTCGTCAAACAGAGCCTCAGGAAGCTTCTCGACGACTAG